The Primulina huaijiensis isolate GDHJ02 chromosome 6, ASM1229523v2, whole genome shotgun sequence genomic sequence gtaaaaaaaattcccCAAATGCCTGCACTTCAATGTAACGGTATACTTCAAATACCCTTCGACTCAGCACTACTTTAACATCCGCATTCGTGCAACATGGAGGAGGGGAGTTTATCACCACCTATTGTTGGGGGGTTTCACCTTGTAAATTCTGACTATCCAGTTTGATGTGGTGAATGCCTCTTCTAAATGTTCCAGCTTTATGTCTTTATTTCCGATTTCTACTCCTCTAGCCCTGTCGTATCTGTTCAGAGAAGACGGCCATTACTACGCAACTCATGCAGCAAAATAAAGTCATAGAGTATCCCACAATCCAGAGATATTCATGATTGTACTCATAGGCTCACAGATAATTTGGATTCAAATTCATGATGATACGAGGTTGCATAGGCAGAAATGTTGACTCATCTCACTAATATTATGCTATAAATAAACGATAGATCACATTTAGATATGAGGTCACCTATCGACTTTCACTAGTTATCCCATCATACATATACAAGATCTCGCAGAAACTTAAAGAGCCAGCTAAAGACAAATGAATCCCCCAATCTCTAACTGCCATTTGAGAGAGGATACTTTCGCATCCAGGCTTTGGTTACCCacagatttgaaaatttttgaacAGACCATTCCCAGAGCAGTTATGGGTATCCAGCAACCATGTAAAATTTTATAAGCACCTTGAATCCATGTGTTTCAGAAGTGAAATACTAAAGAAAATACAACTGGATAGAGAAAATGTGCCTTATTCTCTCAACATTTTTTCCCATCTGCTGTGTAAGGTGAACAGCATGTCCAAGTCCAACTCAATGTGAGTAGATAAAACAACACTTGCGAGCTCTAGAAGCTTTGCATGGATAGAAAATGGATTCTCGGCATTATCTACATTCACACTTGACAAGTAGATATGACTAAAAAAACATCATCCTCGATAGCATATTCAGGAAATCCTTGGTTTGCTATTAAGTGAACAGCCAAGACGTGGACGACTCACAGCTTCAGCAAAAACAAAAGTAAAGATTTAAACAAGTAACTCACCCAGGAGGCTTTCCATATTCTGTTGTCATTTCACCAAATCGATAATATGATAGCTTGTACCTGTTGTGGATTCAAGTGAAATATTAATGACATTTATCATGCTAAAAACATAACATACAGAGTTCTTTTTACTATCTACAATCTCATAGGATCATGAAAagttaacaaaataataatcacATCCAAAATACAATAAATCAAAAACTGTCGCTGTAAAGGTGGTTGCTCCACCATACTATATATGCAAGCATGCATTTTCCTTGACAACCATAGCAGAATCATAATACCAAAGACAAAATATCATATGATACTTTAAGGATGTAAAGTATCACatgttttgtaatttttataGCTATTCATGGACAGTAAGCTTCACAAGATTCATGTTACAATTCATGCGTGAATGTATGCCTGCCAAAGCGGTGAAACCTATCATAATGCAGGCCGTACTTATTTTTTGGATTATCAGATATCCAATTTTTGGCACATGCTACAATACTTCAAGATCCCgaaaaaacaaaattgaatATGGGCCTCAAGACCTCGTCAGAGGTTCTTGTTTTGAAGTAAATTTTGTCAAAAACATGTACAATTACGTATCTTCCACAACCATAACAATCACTAgtgaaaaaatgtaaaatttaaacCAATAGTAAGACATGAAAATCTACTTACATCAGACAATTTAACATCTTCGGAGCTGCACCTTTGTCAACACGATACTCTCCGTTAACAAGGTAATCAGGTTCCTTAATGACAGGAAAAACTCCACCTCCAATTCTGACCATCCATAAAAATCTGATACAAAATGGATCATATGAATTTGTGAGCCGCACAGAAAATATCTAAAGCATAAGGcaataaaaaatcaataaatcattgAGACAGCAGTATTGCGTGCTCACATGCATATCGATAGACATATTAGTAATGTATCGCAAGCTTAAAACCAAATCCAGAAGCAGATATACATAAAGAAACGAGAACCAGGACTATATTCCTACTGTTTAGACCTTTTGGCTCAGCAGTGCAGTAGAataaaatgatgagaaaaatatGTGAGCATGAACCACGGGGATTTTCAAGATTAATTATGCCTTCAAGTTTCGAGTTCATAGgaattttttactatttttatcaTCTAAAAAGACAGCCACGTTGAGCAATCTTGCAAACAGCAGCAGTAATAAATTAGAATTACAAGCTAGAGATTCAAGTTATGTACTTGTTAATATCATCAGATGAATAACCAGTAACACCACCAAACACCACCAGTACATAGTCAACATCGAGCGATCTCATTATATCATATGCCTCATTCTCATAGGATGACATAGCACGCCCAACAGTGGCAATATGTGTGTTATTCCAAGTGTTATTGTCGACAATCACTGTTCTATTTGCCATGGCAGTAATCTGGTAGCCGTAATCCCACCAAGACATCACTTTGGCATCCTGAGGAGTATTCTGTCGCAGCCAAAAATATGCTTCACGGTAGTCATCAAAAATGACTCTATTCCCGTGAGCACCCCTGGCAGCTAAGACAATTGATGGAGAAGAGTAAGCCTCTGATGTAACCCAAGTACAGTGGATCGCGTATCTGCTGAGCAAGTAAAATGCTCCAAAAAGCAATGCTAAAGCCCCATTTCTCTGAAAAGGCATAGATTGATCCAGCGAAGCCTGTTGTGAGACAaagaaaagtaatattattCGTTCACCTGTACCTGCTTTTAAAAATCACGTCGAAAATACTTTGATAAGCTAGAACAAGAGTATGAGCACTGAATTTCATTTACCAAAGTGGCCCTGATATTAAAACAATAACATCGTGACGTGTTATTCGAAATTGACATGTTAACTTGATATAGTCTTTGTCTTCAGCGAATCAAAACTACATAAAAGGCATTGTGGATGAACTACAACATTTTGTATATAAAGTTAGCCTACCCTTCATATTACTTAATCTATTCATTGTATTTCAAACTACGAGAATAATAGGCATGGTATAGAGATGAATTATAGCTCTTATTATGTAACGACCAGTAAAGGCATCCAATACAGTCACTTTCCTTCCTGCCCAATTTCAAGAAGCAAAATATATAGTCACTTCCCTTCCTGCCTAATTTCAATACTCATACTTATCAATCTCCTAATGAAGGAGAATACCAAGAGTCCTGACTCCTGAGAAGTAAAATGTAGAAAAGAgaggaaaattatgaaataGCAAATGTTTATTAATCCAACCATCACACTATCTAGAActatatttttagaatttttttgttatgttaAAGATCATGAGAATGGCGCAGGTTCAAGACTAACTATACTATAAAGTTTCGAGTTCATACAATTTTTCAACCTCATTGGCTTGAGATTTTCATTGTTACAAGCCTGAGTTAGGAACTTCATTAATGTCAGTTGTAACTAAACACAAAGTAGAATCTATTTGATCAATTTCAGAAAGGAAAAGAAAGAATCTACGTGATCACGGAATTACTGAAAGCTAGATGTTTTTACCAGATTCTTGACCGCTACTATTTTTGGAGCAATTATACGTTGAAAATGAATAGTTTTACTGTCACCGCTTTTCTTTGTACAATTTCTGTTTGTAATCTGTTTCCTAGGGAAAGACAATAAAACATCTCATAAAACTAGCAGCATTTTCAACAAACTGATGCCATCAGAAGCCTCAGAAAAGACATGCACGAAGAAAGAACTCTCGGAACTTATATTTAGGTTTCAACACAACAAGGTTTGTACACAGGGTAAAGTTTTATCTCCACTTTGTAGCGGGTCATTTCTAATGCTAACCAAAACTGTAGGATCCTTCTTAACCACCTCAACGGATAAATTCCATCACTTCCTCTTCACTGGTGCATCTAGCTGCCATGCTGGCTGGCATCTTTCAAAGCTCCCAAGCCTCTCAATAGGTTCCCCGATAATGTATTGTCTTTTTCACTTTTTAAAGGATCAAATAATCAATTTTCAGCTGGAGCACTTTTAGACCACTCTTAAATATTTATTGGCCCATGCTCTATTTTTTGCTGTAGATACTCCGACATTCTTCCCCTACAGTTCTTATAGAAATTCAAACACAATAAAACGTTTTTTTAACAAATCAATAACATCTTCTGTACAACAGTATATGGTTCCAGAAGTTGTTtctaattttcttaaataatattgtttgatttagaaaaatatagGTTACCATCCAATCAGTCTGAGAACTGCTCATCATATCAATCAAGCATTTATTATAATCCCATCTTGCAATAAAATTCCTCATATCttgaataaaagattatttgaAAAAGTAAGCACCAGGAGCCAACCTTCGAAGAAGTTTTGGAGCCAGTTGTTCCTTTACTCATACCGCCAATGGCGGGCTTGCTTTTTAATCTCACCAGCTGAGTTAAGTTCTTTATGGTGGCTGAGACTGCAATGGCACTGATGAGACATACTGCAGGTGTAGCAACAAGTATTAACCGCACCATGACTCCAGCAAAGTACATGCTAGTGAGACCATACATCACTATGAATATTGTCACATCTGACAAACGTTTGAAGCAGAAATACAGACCAGCAGGGAAAAGTAGCAACAACACATGAAAATCAAACATGAAAGATGACCATGCCGTCGGCTGATGTTCGGAGACAGATGCAATGATCGGAATGTGATCTTTTGCATATGTTGGATCCAAGAGGGAATAAAATCGACCAGTCCATGGAGAAATATATCCAGAGGCAGTTCCAACTCCCAGAGCTATGGCTCCCAAACCTACTGTAAAGGTCACTGTGATCCTCAGGAATGCCTGAAACAACTTTGGATCATCTAGTAGGTACTTAACCCAATCCAAAAAGTAGAAAACCTGCACAAATGAAATTAATGACAATTAGATGATTGACAGTGAACCCTCCAATGGATTCTACATGTATACACAAGTAGGAAATAGATAAAACAACAAACCAACAATAGGTATTAACTATATGTGAACTGAAGGCCACCACCTCTACTTGGATGTGATTTCAGAAATGCAGCAGTTGGTGGCCATTGCCCACAGTTATTATTATAGTCAAGTTTAAAACAATGTGAATCAGCAATAACCAAAAGGAATAGAAGTAAATGACCTTtgatatattgaaattttaaaagcatACTATTATATTTCTAACTCTAATCTCTTGCCCAGGACATAGCATCCAGAAAATTCTGTAGTCAACCCCTACGGCAAGCATCTACTATTTTCCAACACTTAGTAAACAGATATATTAGATTGCATGTCAATGTTGTTTCTATGGACAAAAGGATGTGAGTAATTCCAATTCCTTCAGTCGTGATAATTCTTTtgcaatttatgtaaacaataAAGCAAAGTTATTGCATCTAAATATAATCTTCATCCAGTTGTTTTTGTCATGACTTCTGTCCGACTCCAGGAACTTAGAATTAACTCTACTTCATGACACAAGACAGAAGTTTCATTCCacttggacattaaaacaaaagGAGTCAATCAGCTACTCAAACTGCTTATATCTATAACTTTTGGCTGGGAGTTccataaaaaatttgattattataaATTGTACCTGCATCAAGAAAAACACTCCCATTGCAGCCATGTGTTCTCCAGattggacatgctgaaatcccACAAAACGAATTTGCATTGCCAGTAACATTCCCAGCACATACATGCAATTATAAGCTACATATAATCTCATCGAGAATCTCCCAGTAACCAAAAGGACCATCACATATAGTGGGATCAAATTGATAATGAACACATAACCACCCCATGCTGAAACCATATAGAAATACCCAAAAGCTGAGGCCAAGGCCCAAGCAAGTGAGCCTGTATTTACAGCCTTAACAAACAGATAGAATGTAAGCAGTAACGCAAATATGGCTACACCCTCGTTATCATATGAGCCTGCCACCGACCTCGATATATAACCTGGGCAGACAGCAATTAATACAGCTGCCACAAGTCCAGCACCGGAGTCCCATATCTCTTTCCCAAAGAAGTAAGCAACGAGAGTTGTGTTGGAAGCAAAAAATGGAGCGGTGAGTACACAAACTTCACGGATGTGCACAGCAAACCTAGAAAATGATGGAAAAACTCATATGAGATGTGTGCATAACATGCATGCAACTGAAGTTTGCAAGATTTAGAACAATGATATCTTAAAAGTTTGGTCTTGTTACCCAACACGACATGGAAACTTTAAAAACCACATCTACCAGGTATAATTTCagtaatccaaaaaaaaaaatgaatgtaCCTAAGAAAGCGGAGGGTCGAGTAAATCAAGGCGGCCGTAACCATGAGCCCAGGATAGAGCGTCCCACCGATGATCCTACCCAGCGGATACCAGCTCTCTGAGTCAAACCAGTTCCAGAACTCGTAATACCCTTTTTGAGTCAGGTACTGGGTTACCCGATA encodes the following:
- the LOC140978430 gene encoding dolichyl-diphosphooligosaccharide--protein glycosyltransferase subunit STT3B encodes the protein MGAAAKVEKSPMDLLSSQGVNSMLKSFKLKTKQQELLIRVTILFLVYVLAFITRLFSVLRYESMIHEFDPYFNYRVTQYLTQKGYYEFWNWFDSESWYPLGRIIGGTLYPGLMVTAALIYSTLRFLRFAVHIREVCVLTAPFFASNTTLVAYFFGKEIWDSGAGLVAAVLIAVCPGYISRSVAGSYDNEGVAIFALLLTFYLFVKAVNTGSLAWALASAFGYFYMVSAWGGYVFIINLIPLYVMVLLVTGRFSMRLYVAYNCMYVLGMLLAMQIRFVGFQHVQSGEHMAAMGVFFLMQVFYFLDWVKYLLDDPKLFQAFLRITVTFTVGLGAIALGVGTASGYISPWTGRFYSLLDPTYAKDHIPIIASVSEHQPTAWSSFMFDFHVLLLLFPAGLYFCFKRLSDVTIFIVMYGLTSMYFAGVMVRLILVATPAVCLISAIAVSATIKNLTQLVRLKSKPAIGGMSKGTTGSKTSSKASLDQSMPFQRNGALALLFGAFYLLSRYAIHCTWVTSEAYSSPSIVLAARGAHGNRVIFDDYREAYFWLRQNTPQDAKVMSWWDYGYQITAMANRTVIVDNNTWNNTHIATVGRAMSSYENEAYDIMRSLDVDYVLVVFGGVTGYSSDDINKFLWMVRIGGGVFPVIKEPDYLVNGEYRVDKGAAPKMLNCLMYKLSYYRFGEMTTEYGKPPGYDRARGVEIGNKDIKLEHLEEAFTTSNWIVRIYKVKPPNNRW